A window of Actinomadura viridis genomic DNA:
GAAGGGCCGGGTCGAGGAGAACTCCGTCCTGTTGCGCGAGCGTACCGAAGGCACTGTGCGCATCTGCGGGCTCCACGGTCAGCGGGCCCTGATGATCCCAGGTCATCTGAAGGTCGGGATCGGAGCAGTGCCGCAGCTCGTCGAGTACGTCCAGCCAGCGGCGCTCGTACGGTGTTGGTTCCGTCATTCTCGCCTCTCAGAAGGGCTTCTCGGCGAAATGATCTCCGGTGGGGCCCGGGTAGATACTGGCAGATGCGCGACAGTTCCGAGGCCCCGTTTACGCGCGACAACGCGACGCCCAGCGCACCGACATGGTGGCCGGCCAATGCCCGAACGTGCCCGCATTCGCAGGTGGCTGGGGACGCCCTCGCCGTCGCGGCCGGCGGCCCACATGGAGGCGAGCCGCTACTCCGCACAGCTCACCGCCGGACGGCCGTGTAGTTGGTCGGGCCGTACCGGTACGCGTGGCCTGGCGTCATGTGGGGTCGTGGCCGCCACAACATGCAACCAAAGGTTGCATGTCGGGGCCCGGTTGTCGTAGCCTCGTGCAACCAAAGGTTGCGAAAAGGTTGGTGGACATGGAGTACGGATCCATCGAGCGCGACATCCATGTCGACGCTTCGCCCGAGGTGGTCTTCGAGGTGATCAGCCGTCCCGAGCACATGCGGGAATGGTGGCCCGACGACGCGCGGTTCGCCCCGGTCGCGGGCGCGCCCGGGGAGCTCGTGTGGCGCGACGCGGAGACCGGCGAGACGGTGACCGTCGACCTCGCCGTCGTCGAGGTCGATCCCCCGAAGCGGTTCTCCTTCCGGTGGTGCTTCACCGCCCCTCACCGGAGCGGGGACTCACTGCTCGTCACCTTCGATCTGGTCCCGGCCGGTGGGGGGACCCGGATCCGCATGACCGAGACCGGGTTCCGCGAGATGGGCTGGGAGGTCGCGGTCCTTGAGGAGCAGTACCGCGACCACGCGACCTCGTGGGACCGCTACATCCCCGCACTGGGCGCGTACGCCGGGCGCGTGGCCGTCGGCTCATGAGCACGGCGGCCGACGATGACCTGTGGTCGGCGATCGGCGACCCCATCCGGCGGACGCTGATCGACCTGCTCCTGGCCGGAGGGCCGGGCACGGCCACGTCGCTGAGCGAACGGCTGCCCGTCACCCGCCAGGCCGTCTCGAAGCACCTGGCCGTCCTGGACCGGGTCGGCCTGGTCCACGCCACGCCGGTCGGCCGCGAGCGCCACTACCAGGTCGACGAGGCGCAGCTCGCCCGAGCCGCCGCCCAGCTCTCGGCGGTCGGCGCCACCTGGGACGCCCGACTCCGCCGGATCAAGCAGATCGCCGAGGCGATCGAACGAGTGAACAGAGGAGAATGAAATGGTCGACATCCTGCACCGGATCGGTGTCGTCGCCCCGCTCGACGACGTTTACCGAGCGGTCGCCACTCCAGAAGGCGTCGCCGGCTGGTGGACGACCGACACGGCGGGCAAGAGCGAGGTCGGCGGGCAGCTGGCCTTCCGGTTCGGCGACGTCGGTGGCTTCGACATGGAGGTCCTGGATCTCGATCCGTCCGGCCGCGTGCGGTGGCGGGTCATCGATGGTCCCGAGGAGTGGATCGGCACCGAGATCGGGTGGTCCCTCGAGCAGAGCGGCGAGTACACGATCGTCCGGTTCAGGCACGAGGGCTGGCGCGAGCCGGACGAGTTCATGCACCACTGCAGCACCAAGTGGGCGACGTACCTGATGAGTTTGAAGGAACTGGTGGAGACCGGGCGTGGCAGGCCGTCGCCGGACGACGTCAGGATCAGCGACTGGCACTGATCACGGCGAGGCTGACCAATGGAGCCGGCGCCCTCTGGGACGGTCGAAGAAGAGCGGGTGGACGTTGCCCATCTTTGTGGCGGTACGGGAAGCCCGTCCGGCGCGTGGCCGCCCAGGTACGGCCGGTTCAGTGGCCTTGCAACGTGGCCAGCGTGCGGGCCGCGGGCGTGAGCGCGGCGGCCAGGTGCCGGCGGTCGGGGTCGGGCAGGCCGCCCAGGTCGTCATCGAGGTCGGCGAGCAGGTCGTCCACCACCTCGGCGACCAGCTCGGCGGTGCCTGCGGCCGGGCCGAGCTTGCTGCGGGCCGCGTCCAGGCGCGGCGGGGTGAGCCGTTCGACCGCGGCGGCCAGCAGCCATGCCGGTACTCCCGTCACCCCGCCGGGAGGCGGCACGAACGGCCGGGCGCCGTTGTAGCGGGCGTCCTCGGCGAATTCGGGATGCTTGACCTTCACTACCGGACGCGGTCCCCGTTCGGTGGTATCCCAGGGCCCGGCGGGTTTGAGGACGTAGCCTTCGGCGCGGTTTCCGGGCAGTGCGGGAAGGCTCAGCGCGGCGGGTACCAGCGTCGGGAAGTCCACCGTCAGCTCCGCCAGCTTGTGCCGATGGCCTCGGCCCAGCAGCGGCACGCACTCCAAGCCCACACCGGCCACCAGGTCCGCCAGCTCGGCGCGGCCCATCCAACGCGGTCCCGACGAGGTGGCGATGGCGCCGTCGAACGCCAGCCACACCAGGTCGGGGCTGTACCACACGCCGGTCTGCACCGGGCAGGCGTCCTTGACCGGCGGTACTCGCGGGTGCGGATAGCCTCCGCCCGCCAGTTCCCCGTACAAGATCACGTCCTGTCCGGCCGCCCGGGCCGCTGCCGCCGCCGCGGTCGCCAGCGCCGGCCACAGCCGCGTCACCCCGAAGAACGCCTCAAGCCGTTCCTCGTCCAGCGGCCCGCGGCGCCCGGCGGCCCGCGTCGTCCGGCCGTCGCTGACCAGTGCGAGATGCGCGCCGTGCACCTTCTCCTCGGCCACCCAGATCCCGCCGGGCAACGGCCCGTCGCCGAACCGCTGCGGGATCTTGGGGTACCACACGGCTCCGGCCTCCGTTCGGCCCGCTGCGCAGGCGCCTCGGCGGGAAGCCTGTCCGAGTCCCACCTGAAGATCAACTTGTTTTCGTGTCTCGAACATCGGCGGTTGCTCTGGCGAAGCTGATCGTCGGGCCGGTGGCGAGCAGGCGGCTGGGTGGGAGCCCGAACATGCGGTGGAACGTCTCGCTGAAGTGGGAGGGGCTCGCGAAACCGGCCTCGGTGGCGGCGGTGGTGAGGTCGTGGCGCCCGGCGATGAGTTCGGCGGCGCGCAGCATCCGGGTCCAGAGCCGGTAGCGGCGGAAACTCGTACCCGTGTGGGCGGCGAACAGGTGGAGGAAACGCGACACCGACAGACCGCACTCCCGGGCCAGCTCGCCGGCCGAGACCGTCCGGCCCACGTCGGCCCGGAGCGTTCTGATCGCCTGCCCGATACGGGGATCGGGGTGGAGGGGGCCAGGCGGTGCTGCCAGGTCGAGCCGGTCCTGCGCGGACATGTCGTGGAGCAACCGCCGCTCGTTCCGGTGGCCGAGCCCGAGTACGGCGTCCCCGGAGGTCATCTGCGCCGCGCAAGCCGCCCGGCGGGAGGAGGCGGCGTCGCTCTCCTGGCCGTTGCCTGACTTCGGGCCGGTCACCAGTTCCGGGTGGCGATGAGCTTCTCCACGTCCGCGTCCGCGAATCCGTAGGCCGACGCCACGAACCAGAAGTCCTCCGCTATCTCCTCGCGAGCGGCGGTCTCGATCTCACTCCCCGCGGCGTCGAACTCCGCCTCCAGCAGGTTGAACTCCTCCGTAGCCGCCTGCGTGAGCCCGTACAGCGCCGCCAGGTCCGACGGCCGCTCCACCTCGATCCGCTCGCACAGCCTCAGCAGGATCCCCCGTCCCTTGTCGAGGACGTGATCAGGGAAGTACGGGTCCTCGTACAGCGCCTTCAGAAACGCGTGCCCTGCCACCTGCTGGTTCGTGATCGACATGGTGATCCCGTCTTCCTGCGCGAGTCGATGCGGCGATCATGCATCACGGGTCTGACAGGGGCGCTGTGGCGTTGGGGTGTTGTTGGTTTTGATGGTGGTGAGGAGGGTGTGCCAGGTGTGGGGGTGGAGGTGGAGGTGTGGGCCGCGGGGGTTTTTGGAGTCGCGTACGGCGATGGTCGTATTGAGGGCCGCGACTTCGACGCATCCGCCGTGTTGTGTGCCGTCGCTGTGGGTGCTCTTGCGCCACTCGGTCATGATTCCGACCGTAGCCGTTCGAGCAGGTCACGGGAATCGGCTTTGGAAAGGGCGCTTCGGGTGAGTTCGTCAAAGACCGTCTCGTAGCGATGGACGTCCTTGGTGTTCTCCACGTACGACATTCCTTGCAGGCTTTCCAGCGTGACGATGGTGAGTCTGCCGCGTACGCCGAGTTCCAGGATCGTGAACGGGCCGTTGAGTCCTCTGTGTGCTCCCGCCTCGAAGGGAGTGATCCGGATGTCCAGGTGCTCGCGTTCGGAGAGGTCGCGGAGCCGTGCGAGCTGGTCGCGCATGACCGCCGCGCCGCCCACCTGACGACGAAGGACGGCCTCGTCGAGGATGGCCGTGAGCCTGGGCGGGCTGGACGTGTCGAGGAGGGTTTGCCTGGCCATGCGGACTTCCAGCGCGTCCCGCAACGCGGAAGTCGAATCCGGATCGAGTAGTGCGCGGGCATAGTCGGGGGTTTGGAGCAGGCCAGGGACGAGGACCGTTTGATAGGTGCTGATGGATCTGGCGTCCGTTTCCAGCGACAGAAAATCCATGAGCTCGGGGGACAACGCGTGTGCATAGCGATGCCACCAGCCCTTCTTGCGGCCTTCGCGGGCCAGTTCGAGCATCGCCTCCCTGAACGGGCCTTCCGCGTGGCCGTACTTCATGAGGATGTAGTCCAGGTCGCGCGGCCGGATCGCTTGGGTGCCGGCCTCCAGGAGGCTGATCGAGGAGGAGGAGCGGTCGAGGAAGGCGCCTGCTTCCTTCATCGTCATCCCGGCCTCCAGCCGCAGGCGCCTGAGCTCCAGGCCGATGCGGCGGAAGCGGGCCGAGGGGAGGTTCTGGGCTGCCATGCCGCCATGGGAGCACGGGGTCGATCCGTGCGCGGCCGATTACCGAGAGTTCTGGATGTTCAGGTTCTGGTTCCTCTGTCAGTCGTCGGTCGTCGTGGTGACGGTCGGGACGGACAGTACGGCGTCGAACGCCTCTCGTACGGGGAGTTCGATGTCGGCGCTCTGGGTGCGGATGCGGTCCAGGGGCCGGG
This region includes:
- a CDS encoding SRPBCC domain-containing protein; protein product: MEYGSIERDIHVDASPEVVFEVISRPEHMREWWPDDARFAPVAGAPGELVWRDAETGETVTVDLAVVEVDPPKRFSFRWCFTAPHRSGDSLLVTFDLVPAGGGTRIRMTETGFREMGWEVAVLEEQYRDHATSWDRYIPALGAYAGRVAVGS
- a CDS encoding ArsR/SmtB family transcription factor, with the protein product MSTAADDDLWSAIGDPIRRTLIDLLLAGGPGTATSLSERLPVTRQAVSKHLAVLDRVGLVHATPVGRERHYQVDEAQLARAAAQLSAVGATWDARLRRIKQIAEAIERVNRGE
- a CDS encoding SRPBCC family protein: MVDILHRIGVVAPLDDVYRAVATPEGVAGWWTTDTAGKSEVGGQLAFRFGDVGGFDMEVLDLDPSGRVRWRVIDGPEEWIGTEIGWSLEQSGEYTIVRFRHEGWREPDEFMHHCSTKWATYLMSLKELVETGRGRPSPDDVRISDWH
- a CDS encoding RNA ligase family protein gives rise to the protein MWYPKIPQRFGDGPLPGGIWVAEEKVHGAHLALVSDGRTTRAAGRRGPLDEERLEAFFGVTRLWPALATAAAAAARAAGQDVILYGELAGGGYPHPRVPPVKDACPVQTGVWYSPDLVWLAFDGAIATSSGPRWMGRAELADLVAGVGLECVPLLGRGHRHKLAELTVDFPTLVPAALSLPALPGNRAEGYVLKPAGPWDTTERGPRPVVKVKHPEFAEDARYNGARPFVPPPGGVTGVPAWLLAAAVERLTPPRLDAARSKLGPAAGTAELVAEVVDDLLADLDDDLGGLPDPDRRHLAAALTPAARTLATLQGH
- a CDS encoding helix-turn-helix domain-containing protein; this encodes MTGPKSGNGQESDAASSRRAACAAQMTSGDAVLGLGHRNERRLLHDMSAQDRLDLAAPPGPLHPDPRIGQAIRTLRADVGRTVSAGELARECGLSVSRFLHLFAAHTGTSFRRYRLWTRMLRAAELIAGRHDLTTAATEAGFASPSHFSETFHRMFGLPPSRLLATGPTISFARATADVRDTKTS
- a CDS encoding DUF5713 family protein, translating into MSITNQQVAGHAFLKALYEDPYFPDHVLDKGRGILLRLCERIEVERPSDLAALYGLTQAATEEFNLLEAEFDAAGSEIETAAREEIAEDFWFVASAYGFADADVEKLIATRNW
- a CDS encoding DUF397 domain-containing protein — encoded protein: MTEWRKSTHSDGTQHGGCVEVAALNTTIAVRDSKNPRGPHLHLHPHTWHTLLTTIKTNNTPTPQRPCQTRDA
- a CDS encoding helix-turn-helix domain-containing protein — protein: MAAQNLPSARFRRIGLELRRLRLEAGMTMKEAGAFLDRSSSSISLLEAGTQAIRPRDLDYILMKYGHAEGPFREAMLELAREGRKKGWWHRYAHALSPELMDFLSLETDARSISTYQTVLVPGLLQTPDYARALLDPDSTSALRDALEVRMARQTLLDTSSPPRLTAILDEAVLRRQVGGAAVMRDQLARLRDLSEREHLDIRITPFEAGAHRGLNGPFTILELGVRGRLTIVTLESLQGMSYVENTKDVHRYETVFDELTRSALSKADSRDLLERLRSES